The stretch of DNA AGTATGGTTTCCGGTGATGATGGTTCTACCCACGTTTCCGCCGGCGGACGGATTGGCGTAACCACATAAACTCTATCAGGTTTTATCAAATCAACGGTCTTTCTGATTTTCCACAATTCTTCCTCCGAATCATTTAGTCCATTAACAAGCATGACCTCTAACCATATTTGTCCGGAGAATTCGGCACGAAAATCAATCAAACCGCCCACCATAGTGTTAAATCCTATATCACCATGAGGTCTGTTGATATGTCTGAATGTTTTTTCACTGCCCGCATCGAAAGTGGGAAGAACCACATCAGCCTCTTTTAAATCTCGCCTGACATCCTTAAGAAACAACAGCGAACCATTTGTGATTACAGCCACAGGCAAACGCAGCTCGGCTTTAGTTTGATGTATAAGCCAGCCCAGATCTTTGCACAAGGTAGGCTCTCCATCGCCAACAAAAGTGATATAATCTGATTGGGAAACCATAGCTCTTTTTATGATTTCGGTGAGAATATCTTCTTTTGCATAAAAACTTTTTCTTTCAACCTGGAGATGTTTCGTTTTTCCAAGTTGGCAATAGACACAAGAATAAGAGCATGTCTTGGGCGGAATCGGACTCACACCCAAAGAGCGCCCTAATCTGCGTGATGGTACCGGTCCATAAGTATACATTTATATTTCCTTCATGTTTTATCTGTTTGCATGTCAATTATAAGCAATACGAATTGCCTCATCTGCTAATGTCGGTTGAATTATCTTCTTCCACTCTGCGGAATCCCATGTCTTTAACTTTGAATGTACAATATAATATTTCTGAGGGATTGGATGAGTTCCGAAAACAACTTTCATATCGTAATTAGCCTTAATGAAATCACGAAAATAACTAATATACGGGCAGGGAGGATACCCGACAATAAACCCTGTGGCAAAATGAATGACTTGCGCTCCGTTCTTTTTCATTTCTTCAGGCGCATATTCAATGTTTCCGCCAGGACAACCGCCGCAAGTTGTGTAGCCAACTATCTCTGCTTCATCCTCGCCATAAATACTAAATGCTCCTTCTCTATTATGAAAAGCTCTCAAACATTTACCTCCCGCGCACATCTTATAGCGGTCGCAAATTATTATTCCGATTTTTGTTTTACTTTTTGCCATACTTTTTCCTGCCTAATTTAATGAAATATCGTTTTAAGTTGATATTCATTTTATACATTCTTTAACGGTACCATTTCATTATTGCGTCAACAGTAGCATTAATTACAGCATAAGCGAGAGGCGATGACGTAAGAAGAGGGTGGGTTCCAATCTGAAGGGTATCAATTTCCATATCCGTCATTTTTTTCTGAATCATCACCGAAAGCATATTGGCGCACTCCCCGACCGAATCGCCGCCAAGCACCTGAGCGCCCAGCAGCACATGTGAATATTTCGCATAAATAAGCTTAACGGTCACTTTCGATGCGTTTGGCAGCTTGCCCGGATGACGATCTACAGACTCAGCAACGCCTACTACATATTCCAAACCCATCTTTTTAGCCCGGGTTCCAGTTAAACCGGTTACTCCCAAAGCAACATTGCCGATTTTGGTTGCGAATGAACCAAGAGTACCGGTAAAAGTTTTTACAACATGAATCGAAAAGAGGTTTGAACCGGCGAGTCGTCCTTGAGACATGGCTGTTGATGCCAACATTATTTGACGATAATCACATGTATAACAGCTCCGTTTGGCG from Candidatus Zixiibacteriota bacterium encodes:
- a CDS encoding radical SAM protein, coding for MYTYGPVPSRRLGRSLGVSPIPPKTCSYSCVYCQLGKTKHLQVERKSFYAKEDILTEIIKRAMVSQSDYITFVGDGEPTLCKDLGWLIHQTKAELRLPVAVITNGSLLFLKDVRRDLKEADVVLPTFDAGSEKTFRHINRPHGDIGFNTMVGGLIDFRAEFSGQIWLEVMLVNGLNDSEEELWKIRKTVDLIKPDRVYVVTPIRPPAETWVEPSSPETILKAQQILGNAEPITEPEMGEFGLREFKDARQAIIEIGSRHPLRREQALEIENAFSSPGTVEKLSNENKLVNVNFKGKEYLLPGYFIRGK
- a CDS encoding CGGC domain-containing protein, translating into MAKSKTKIGIIICDRYKMCAGGKCLRAFHNREGAFSIYGEDEAEIVGYTTCGGCPGGNIEYAPEEMKKNGAQVIHFATGFIVGYPPCPYISYFRDFIKANYDMKVVFGTHPIPQKYYIVHSKLKTWDSAEWKKIIQPTLADEAIRIAYN